The Candidatus Acidiferrales bacterium genome has a segment encoding these proteins:
- a CDS encoding POTRA domain-containing protein — protein sequence MDAAGNPIPQKIGLLALHPGAAFHIDAEQLSLRELNQSGLFSDVSTRAMSEADGLHVDFVVVPNFYNNVARIIGLKDPPNEASALAALHMPLGEPFQLSALEEGLRRLSQTLQDDGFYEASIHYGLARHPETQQIDITVEVDPGPRAKVSDVGVDNQTPFPGQQLLKHAKISKGISVTSERIERSVERLRNYLVADGYLGARVAALRGKYDPNTRTLPVTLDVTAGPRVRVEVSGAKISPAEMRKLVPIYEEGDVDPDLLEEGLRNIRDMLQKKAYFDSTATYATHVDPATQTEVIQFTVDLGIRHRLVGIEIEGNKYFNTELLKSRLLIQPQSFGSRGRFSQAMVRTDADSIRGLYLSNGFLQSQVQPEVEDNYQGKEGNIFVIFHISERQQTRVASLQLEGNHALTSKQLLTVIGSTPGQPYSEVNVTSDRDNVLAYYFDQGFPNAQFEVKATPAGADRIGLVYEISEGQRVDVSQVLLAGYRYTRPGVIRRQVSIKPNGPLREGDVIATQERLYNLAIFDRVQVAPQNPSGTYPDKNVVVDVEEGKRYTVSYGFGFEAQRLASTTNATQTTLTASPLGIFEVSKINVGGRAHTISLKLRGSTLEYQGLLSYTAPDFLTYPSLNLIITGFADKASYVNTFTATRYEGSAQIVENITPSTSLTYQYFYRHVTASNLQVSVEEVPLFSQPTKVSGFETTWIRDRRNNPADATRGTYNMIDTSVATRSLGGTATYLRIFAQNSSFTPLGKSLVFARSASFGIEEPFNGSAEDDIPLPERFFAGGGTSIRGFALDQAGPRDPTTGFPVGGLAQLSFNQELRFPMHLPWIGNRLGGTVFYDAGNVFTDIHHVSLRYTPLPPPSGCQPGTTLLQSECPNLNYFSHTVGFGFRYGTPIGPVRLDLAYQINPPSFESLNTATNLPQTNQLPHFQFFFNIGSIF from the coding sequence GTGGACGCAGCGGGAAATCCCATACCTCAAAAAATCGGCCTGCTGGCGCTCCATCCTGGTGCCGCGTTTCACATTGATGCCGAGCAATTAAGCTTGCGCGAGTTGAACCAATCAGGTCTGTTCTCCGACGTCAGCACGCGTGCAATGTCGGAGGCCGATGGCCTGCATGTCGATTTCGTGGTGGTGCCCAATTTTTACAACAATGTTGCCCGCATCATTGGACTGAAGGATCCGCCCAATGAAGCGAGCGCTTTGGCTGCCCTGCACATGCCGCTCGGCGAACCTTTTCAGCTTTCCGCGCTCGAAGAAGGTCTTCGGCGCTTGAGTCAAACCCTGCAGGACGATGGTTTCTATGAGGCGAGCATCCATTACGGATTGGCCAGGCATCCGGAAACCCAGCAGATCGACATCACTGTCGAAGTCGATCCCGGTCCGCGGGCGAAAGTGTCTGATGTGGGCGTCGACAATCAAACGCCATTCCCCGGCCAGCAACTACTCAAGCACGCCAAGATTTCCAAGGGAATCTCCGTCACTTCGGAGAGAATCGAGCGCAGCGTCGAGCGATTGCGAAACTATCTGGTCGCCGACGGTTATCTCGGCGCGCGCGTCGCCGCGCTTAGGGGAAAGTATGATCCGAATACGCGCACGCTTCCCGTTACCTTGGACGTGACAGCTGGCCCTCGCGTCCGCGTAGAAGTATCCGGCGCAAAGATTTCTCCCGCGGAGATGCGCAAACTCGTCCCCATATATGAAGAGGGTGACGTTGATCCCGACCTTCTCGAAGAGGGCCTGCGAAACATTCGCGACATGCTTCAGAAGAAGGCCTATTTCGATTCCACGGCAACGTACGCGACCCATGTCGATCCTGCGACGCAGACAGAAGTGATTCAATTCACCGTGGACCTCGGCATTCGCCACCGTCTTGTCGGAATCGAGATCGAAGGCAATAAGTACTTCAATACGGAACTGCTGAAAAGCCGCTTGCTGATTCAGCCTCAGAGCTTCGGGTCTCGCGGTCGTTTCAGCCAGGCCATGGTTCGGACAGATGCCGATTCCATCCGCGGGCTTTATCTCTCGAACGGTTTTCTTCAATCTCAAGTGCAGCCTGAAGTTGAAGACAACTATCAAGGCAAAGAAGGCAACATCTTTGTCATTTTTCACATTTCGGAGCGCCAACAGACCCGCGTGGCCAGTCTTCAGTTGGAAGGAAATCACGCTCTGACGTCGAAGCAGCTCCTGACCGTCATCGGTTCGACCCCTGGCCAACCGTACTCGGAGGTCAATGTCACTTCGGACAGGGACAATGTCCTGGCGTACTATTTCGATCAGGGCTTTCCTAATGCACAATTTGAGGTGAAGGCGACGCCGGCTGGTGCCGACCGCATCGGTCTTGTCTATGAAATCAGTGAGGGCCAGCGCGTCGACGTCAGTCAGGTTCTGCTTGCCGGCTACCGGTACACGCGTCCCGGAGTTATCCGCCGGCAGGTGAGCATCAAACCAAATGGCCCACTGCGCGAGGGTGACGTCATCGCAACGCAAGAGCGGCTCTACAACTTGGCTATTTTCGATCGCGTTCAGGTTGCGCCGCAAAATCCCAGCGGAACTTATCCGGATAAGAACGTCGTCGTGGATGTCGAAGAAGGGAAGCGATATACCGTGAGTTATGGATTCGGCTTCGAAGCCCAGCGCCTGGCCTCGACAACCAACGCCACACAGACCACGCTCACGGCAAGCCCTCTCGGAATTTTCGAGGTTTCTAAAATTAACGTGGGAGGCCGCGCACACACGATTTCTTTGAAGCTCCGCGGCAGCACCCTCGAGTATCAGGGTCTCCTCAGTTACACCGCTCCAGACTTTCTGACGTATCCTTCATTGAACTTAATCATTACCGGCTTTGCCGACAAGGCGAGTTACGTCAATACGTTTACGGCCACGCGCTACGAAGGCAGCGCCCAGATTGTGGAGAACATCACACCTTCCACATCCCTGACCTACCAGTATTTCTATCGCCATGTGACCGCCAGCAACCTGCAAGTGTCCGTCGAGGAAGTTCCTTTGTTCAGCCAGCCAACCAAGGTTTCCGGCTTTGAAACAACATGGATTCGCGACCGCCGCAACAATCCCGCCGACGCTACGCGCGGCACATACAACATGATCGATACGAGCGTCGCGACCCGTTCTTTGGGAGGCACGGCGACATACCTGCGCATTTTTGCCCAGAACTCATCCTTTACGCCGCTCGGAAAGTCTCTGGTCTTCGCGCGCTCGGCCTCCTTTGGTATCGAAGAGCCGTTCAACGGCTCCGCCGAAGACGACATTCCTCTTCCCGAGCGTTTCTTCGCTGGCGGCGGCACGAGCATCCGCGGCTTCGCTCTCGATCAGGCTGGGCCGCGCGACCCCACGACTGGCTTTCCCGTCGGTGGCTTGGCGCAGTTGAGCTTTAATCAGGAGCTGCGTTTTCCCATGCATCTTCCTTGGATTGGGAACCGCTTGGGAGGCACGGTCTTTTACGACGCAGGAAACGTTTTCACTGACATCCACCACGTCTCTTTGCGGTATACTCCTTTGCCTCCGCCGTCAGGATGCCAGCCCGGGACGACGCTGCTGCAGTCGGAGTGTCCCAATTTGAATTATTTCTCTCACACGGTCGGTTTCGGTTTTCGTTACGGGACGCCGATCGGCCCGGTGCGTCTCGACTTGGCTTACCAGATCAATCCACCCTCGTTTGAATCACTGAATACGGCTACGAACCTTCCCCAGACCAACCAATTGCCTCACTTCCAATTCTTCTTCAATATAGGATCGATATTCTAA